In Schistocerca gregaria isolate iqSchGreg1 chromosome 9, iqSchGreg1.2, whole genome shotgun sequence, a single genomic region encodes these proteins:
- the LOC126292066 gene encoding uncharacterized protein LOC126292066, translating to MFRDRKPSRGPAGRGRGAYRPLGLKPRGAGGIGPWSTKGRRFVDAPYNINKKNKLKEQKQIQTAVNPQSVAEDFVGYRQRMLITLDPDRKLEEKEIAQIKEALLDALEPLEDGYFPQFYGTSVAKGALVMSCANEQTKLWLERIVPELKPWKGAKLLVKPKGEVTQGTKVLLKTPKLFAKTEPKKILQMLGTQNKTLDTSVWKNVSVTSEATGQTLVFMVDDQSLEAIRALDNKVYLGLGNVDLVVLNEEDGKQTSADTDEKNEEESDKQASGDTDMKSKEGDAMQISVDADIKNEEEVAKQTPSDTDMKNQEEAAKQTSVDTEEADKETCVDTDMKNKEEADKQTT from the exons GGGACCAGCAGGAAGAGGCAGAGGGGCATATCGACCCTTAGGCTTAAAACCCCGAGGTGCAGGAG GTATTGGGCCCTGGTCTACCAAAGGAAGACGATTTGTTGATGCACCTTACAATATTAATAAGAAGAACAAACTGAAAGAACAAAAGCAGATACAGACAGCTGTGAATCCACAGTCTGTTGCAGAAGATTTTGTGGGGTACAGACAGAGGATGTTGATAACACTAGATCCCGATCGAAAATTAGAGGAAAAGGAAATAGCCCAAATCAAAGAAGCACTCCTAGATGCTCTCGAACCTCTAGAGGATGGGTATTTTCCACAGTTTTACGGGACTTCCGTGGCGAAGGGTGCGCTCGTTATGTCTTGTGCCAACGAGCAGACAAAACTCTGGTTAGAGAGAATTGTGCCAGAGTTGAAGCCGTGGAAGGGCGCAAAGCTCCTAGTAAAGCCTAAAGGGGAGGTCACACAAGGAACTAAGGTGCTACTCAAGACGCCAAAGTTGTTCGCCAAGACAGAGCCCAAAAAAATCTTGCAGATGCTCGGCACTCAAAACAAAACCCTCGATACAAGCGTTTGGAAGAATGTCAGTGTGACTTCTGAAGCTACAGGCCAGACTCTAGTCTTCATGGTTGATGACCAGTCTCTCGAAGCCATCCGGGCCTTGGACAATAAAGTTTACCTCGGATTAGGCAATGTTGATTTAGTCGTCTTAAATGAGGAGGATGGCAAGCAGACCTCTGCAGATACAGATGAGAAAAATGAGGAAGAGAGTGACAAGCAGGCCTCTGGAGATACAGACATGAAAAGCAAGGAGGGAGATGCCATGCAGATATCTGTAGATGCAGACATTAAAAATGAGGAGGAAGTGGCCAAGCAGACACCTTCAGATACAGACATGAAAAATCAGGAAGAAGCTGCCAAACAGACGTCTGTAGACACAGAGGAAGCTGACAAAGAGACATGTGTAGATACAGACATGAAAAACAAGGAGGAAGCTGACAAGCAGACCACCTAG